ACGGAGCTCAAGACAGGCAGGTGTCCCTGTGTTTCATTGTCTTCATGAAATACCTACCAGCTGCATGACTTCCTCTGCAGCTTCTGGAGGGTCAGTGGTCCAGATTCTTGTCTCTTTACTAAGCACTCCTTGTTCTCCTTCAGTCTGGGTCTGTCATGATGGTGTCTTGATGTCCCTTAGAGTGGAGATGATCCCCAAACTTACAGCTGTTGTTGTTCTGCTGAGCCTCTGTTTGGAAGGCTGCTCCAGCCAGCACTGGTCCTATGGATTGCGCCCTGGAGGAAAGAGAAACGCTGAACACTTGAGTGATTCTTTCCAAGAGGTAAGGTTTCCCCGCATTGACTCACTTCTGTGTGAGCTGTGCAGTGCAAACCCCAGTGGCACGGCTGTGAGCTTACCCTAGATACTGACTCCAGTGAAATAAGACTTCATGGAGTGGAAGCCAGGTTCCTCCTCGCACCTTTGACAGAGACTAAGGAAACAAACAGCAGGGCAGATGTGAAGAGAGCGGAACACCAAGTTCATGACAAGGCACCATGCTCTCAAATATCTATGATATTAAATCAGTACTCTTGTGTAATTCACCAGTAAGTATCTGTATCAAGGACATAAGTGTTGTTATTTCTTGCCACTGATAGAGACATTTAAGTAAAGAACCTGGAGGATGTTTAACTCCATGAATTGTCAAATTTAAGATTGTGAGGTGGAAAACATACTAGATTTAATTTCCTCCAGATTAGGTTACAGTGCTGGCACCAGCATTAATGTAGGACACGTGTTTTATCTTAAAACTTCACTTATTAAGGATGGGGAGTATTACATGAGGGAAGCCATTTACATTAGTTGATTAGTCCAAACAGTAACTCAGAACTGAGaagaaacacatcagagaaacttAAAACCGAGGTATTGTCTGGTTTTGAAGATAGAACAAAGCCCCAGAATCAGAAGCCTCCATTCTGTGGATTATTTTTGAAGCAAATTTCATGGAACTAGGATGTAGTGAAAACCAGAAACCAACCTCGATGGGTGTGGTGCTCACACCTGTAGTCACAGTCCCTTGGAGGCTAAAAAGGAAGGTTTCTGTCCCAGTTTCAttactgttgtgataaaacacactgACCAAACGTAATTTAGTGGAAAAATGGTTTatgtggcttacagttccagagagacCATCCTTGTGgggaagtgagggcaggaactcaaaataGCTAGTTACATCCATAGTCAAGAACAGACAGAATAAATGCCTAGCACACAGCTTGCTTTCCAGGACCCAAACCCAGGAAATGacgctgcccacagtgggcttcaTCTTCCCACATCTATGAACATTCAAGATACTAGACAGGTCCAcaaccaacctgatctagacagtctTTTCCCAGGCGATTTATATTATATCAAATTGGCTATTAGAAACAACCATCACAACTCCGCCCCTTGTCAAtttgatacacaaacacaccactgTAAGCTAGTTCAAGgctagactacacagtgagtctgtGAGCAGTCTGGgatacagagtgaaaccctgtttgaaataaaatgaaagaacagcagcaacaaaaacaacataacAAACAGAAACCCAGCCCAATCAGGGCTCTAAAGCTCATGCACTTTTTGTGTCCTGTCTGTTTGTGAGGCTCAGAACACTTCACTCTTGTCTGAGAGAACATGATCTCTTCTTACTGTCCCCATCACCTCCTGAATTCCAGctcattctttaaaaatgcatCCTTAAACTCCACAGACTCACAGTTGTCCAGCTTCTCACTCAGCATCATAACCCCCAGTCCTTACTCTTGGTGGAAATGGAAAGCTCTgtcttgtttctgtattttcatcTTTGAGAATCTTCTTTATCTCCAGATGGGCAAAGAGGTGGATCAGCTAGCAGAACCCCAGCACTTCGAATGCACTGTCCGCTGGCCTCGTTCGCCTCTCAGGGACCTTCGAGGAGCTCTGGTGAGTTACAGTGGTCACTGCATAGAGCTAGAGTCAGAAAGGAGTTTGGGTACTGTGACCTGTCAGCCACCGGAGTCACTCCTGTAGCAGGGCCCTTTGTAGCTTACAGAGTGTCCACCCTGCATAGATAGCACTCATGTTTGGAAGCTACCTGTTTTTCTGAAATTGATTTAAATGTGTCTATATACCCTTTATCTACTAATCCCGGTTTCAGCCTTTGGAATGACTGGCAAATTTCTTCCCACTGTAATCCTCCAATTTTCAAAGAATAGTCAACCCCCTAGCTATTCATCCCTGAGATGACTCCTACCCTCTCTTGATTCAGCCATTGCTTCTAGAACCTTGGGAACTATAGAAACCAAAAGCAAGGCTTTAGGTCACTCCCCCACTTTGGATCACAAtattcaaaacttaaaaaatttaTAACTCGGAGCCACAGATTTGACTTGTAGTTTTGTTAGGCCCAAATGCCcaccattctcattctctcttccccctttcctcttttgGTATTGGGTATTGACCACAGGTAAGATCTTATGCTGACAAGCACTGTAAGGATTATATCCTTGGCCCTCctcctacttaaaaaaaaaaatctttataatgtgagacagaatctcactaacTTTCTCAGGCAGTGCAGCCCAAGTCGGACTTGAATTTGAGGTTCCTTTCaacctccagagaagctacaaTTACAGGGATGTGTTACTACTGTGGCTGTAATATTGGTTGTTTATGAGAATAGAAGCATGAAACAAACTGAATGGGGAAAGTGAACCTAGAACGAGTGTCGGTGTTCTCTGAGCTGCTTTCCCACTGACCCGCAGCAGTCAGAAAGCATATGGCCAACTTCCAGTTACTCAGAGAAGGAGGGAAATCCTCAGTAAATCCTGCATGAAGATAAGGCTGATTTTTAAGTTTTCTCCATTGACTTCAAAGTCCACACTCAGTGGACAAAGATGAAGGTGGGCAGTCAtctctatttcctttcttgttctaaTCTTGCCTATAGCCCAGTCGAAATAACCAGCCAAAATTCCCTAGGCATGACGTCATGAAGGACTCCAAGGAAAGGCTGATTTGACCCAATCCTTCCTCGATATGACACCCTTTGAGCGATTAACCTAGATTTTAGGGTGTCCACAGGTCTACAAGATACTGTCTGCCATGTTTCTAGCACTTTTGAGTGAATAACAAATTCTTAGATCTGAATATCAGAAACAATGAAACTCAGCTAGCCAATTCAACATTGATATTCATGTTATGTGTTTTTCAGGAAAGTCTGATTGAAGAGGAAACCAGGCAGAAGAAGATGTAAATGCATTGGCCCCAAAGGATCCACAACACCCAAGTGTAATGTGGACATTGAAATTTGTGACCTGATATAGATCTGTAATTGTGTGGGTTTCAGCATTTCTGTGCCCAGTAGCATGTATTTCATAATAAAGTGATGTGTTGTGGATCAAGTCCTGTAAATGTGATGGTCCTCTGACTCCAAGctcaggatgcttttttttttttttaacattttttattttttgtgtctttcacatcttGCATCtagatcccattcatttcctgtcccttctgtgtctctgcccttgcaacctcccccacaataaaacaaaatttaagagaaaaaaatgaaaaaaaagaaaagaaaaacctcttgCCATcaaagctgtagtgtgacacagtgagtcacatagTCTATTaccttttgtccatatatctttacttggtctggttcgaggcctctggtttgtgctacactattgatgctggaccctcactgggactcctcttggatatcccgttgtcctgtgtcatggaggtcctgcagctttgggtttACAGGATGGGCTCCTTCATGTGCTCCCACAGATCATACagggggtggatgttggggtgggccaactcataaccctggttctgggcctgagaAGTTGGTCAGCCCTCCAGCACCtctcaccactaccaccaccaccaccaccaccaccagggtgagctctccagcatagccctggctagctcacCCCTTGCAGCGATGAGCAAGGGGCGggaccagttctcctgctttcatgcctAGAGTATGCCTTCCCACAGCTGCACCATCAGAGCCaactctactgtgttgcccaggggAGGTTCAGTAGGCACTCTCCCGAGTTCTGCAGCTGGTGAGGAGCAGGACCCGCTTTCCAgctctcatgacctcagggccagctctcccatgcttgTATTCTCAGCAGATTCACCCATACCCAccaatagggtcagctctacgGTACTGCCCAacagagaaggggcccacttccggGAGTGTTGCAGCTGGTAGTGGGAGATCAGCGCCCTCATCCACtacaggtgacaggggcaggggtgggtggATGCAGCTCTTTAGATGAGGACATGTGGTAGATGGAAAAGAAACCACAACGATCAAGTGTCTTTTTGACCAAGAGATGTAATCCACGGCTCACATCCACCCTGCATTCACAAAGAGAAGGCAATGGTCATATACTGGCTGAGGCCAGAGGAAACTAGTTCACCTGGTTTCTATAGGATCATAACTGTATCTCCTGCTGCTGGGAAAGAActgtcctccctctgcctctcaaagTCAGCTAGAATCCCGTggaagcagaggagaggcagaggcttCTGGACTCCTTGTCCAGTGCTCCTTCTGGTTCCATATTGTCTTTGCTAGGTGGTATGAGGTTCATTCAGaactatttttctattgctgtagccAAATCCCTGAGGCTAAGTACTTAATaaggaaaggttttttttgttgttgttgttttttgtttttttttttttttgtggctcaAAATTTTGGAGGCTAAACTGTCTTAACTTGGGAGGCCATATCCGTTGTGTTTGGATTATGTCATGGGAATCACATCACAGTGGTATGGGACGTTCACAGAGGATGCCAAACACTGGGTCATCTCACTTTACAACATCTACTCTCATTACTCTCATAGTAATTGATTTAGTCCTATAGGGCCTGACCCACTTTCATGAGACAGGCATTAGGCCATTCTGAGGGTGCTTTCATCATGACCTGAAGACCCACCTCTCCATAAAGCTTTGACAACTTTGGGACAGGCTTCCAGAATGTGGCTCTTTAGGACACATACCACATCCATAGCAGGGACCAGGGCCGCACATCGTTTTCCTGAGAACTTAAACAAAAGTGTAAACAGTCCATTGCAGACAGAACCTGGTGTTCTCTTGTCTCCTGGGCCACCTTTCATCCCCCACAAGGACAGAGTCAGGCTTCAGGTTagatatacatgcacaaatatcTTCGAGCAAGATGAGAAATAGCCATGACTGTCTTCACTTTCAAGCAATGAAGCCGAAGCTTAGGGCTTGGGGGGCCCACTCCCTAAACTGCACAGCAAAGAACAGCCAATGAAGCTGAGACTTGGGAGTGTTGGGTTGTTGGAACTGAAATAGGAAACTGGGGCTGCTCATAACCAATTAGGTTTTACTGTGGCCATTCCATGAGGTCCTAGATGTGATGACACAATTCTCACATATCCCCCAACTTTCAAGTAGCTATGGAACTACTGAGAAAACTCAAATTTCAGCAAATGCCCATGGAATATTGtaaatttgattgttttttaaaaatactgtgatTGGCAAGTGGAAGCCTAACATCTTTCATTAATGGTTTGTTTTAAACAGTCTCATATTACTCAAatgggccttgaacttgctattaatgaacctattttttaaaaaaagcaacagaCCTTCTCATGCATTATACTTGGAGCATTGGGCTTCTACTATCAAACACCATCTCTgggagaaatttttttttttactgagccATGGGTTCTCTAGAATGGGATAAAAAGGTGTTCATTCAGCTGCTGTTGCTGTTATAGACTTGGGATGACACATGGCAGTTTGCAAGCCTATTGGGTCCACTTAATCCACAGATGGCCCAAAAGATCAAGGGGAATAGCGAATAT
The Cricetulus griseus strain 17A/GY chromosome 1 unlocalized genomic scaffold, alternate assembly CriGri-PICRH-1.0 chr1_1, whole genome shotgun sequence genome window above contains:
- the Gnrh1 gene encoding progonadoliberin-1 isoform X2, which codes for MTKMRTRRVTGKVNLIRDELWVSDNQPNKTKNGLHYQKKKKKNPQKMPESSTGVCPQGLRSSRQAGVPVFHCLHEIPTSCMTSSAASGGSVVQILVSLLSTPCSPSVWVCHDGVLMSLRVEMIPKLTAVVVLLSLCLEGCSSQHWSYGLRPGGKRNAEHLSDSFQEMGKEVDQLAEPQHFECTVRWPRSPLRDLRGALESLIEEETRQKKM